Proteins co-encoded in one Arachis hypogaea cultivar Tifrunner chromosome 13, arahy.Tifrunner.gnm2.J5K5, whole genome shotgun sequence genomic window:
- the LOC112737303 gene encoding probable glycerol-3-phosphate dehydrogenase [NAD(+)] 1, cytosolic, which yields MRFPTKISGYTRSLVVNNHRHLYCKPCALSLSFATNTNQSKMNHTENSNSNGSLHNVNGGGLELKLDELRQLMGKVDGDPLRIVGVGAGAWGSVFTAMLQEAYGSLREKVLIRIWRRPGRMVDKATAQHLFEVINSREDVLRRLIRRCAYLKYVEARLGDRFLYADEILKDGFCLNMIDTPLCPLKVVTNLQEAVWDADIVINGLPSTETSEVFEEISKYWKERITVPVIISLAKGVEAELGSEPRIITPTLMINRATRVPIENILYLGGPNIASEIYNKEYANARICGAEKWRKPLAKFLRQPHFIVWDNGDLVTHEVMGGLKNVYAIGAGMVAALTNESATSKSVYFAHCTSEMIFITHLLAEEPEKLAGPLLADTYVTLLKGRNAWYGQKLAKGELSLEMGDSIKGKGMIQGISAVKAFYELLSQSSLNVLNPEENKHVAPVELCPILKMLYRILITRESPVQAILQALRDETMNDPRDRIEIAQSQVFYRPSLLGQNP from the exons ATGAGATTTCCCACTAAAATTTCTGGGTATACTAGATCTTTGGTTGTCAACAATCATAGGCATTTATACTGTAAGCCCTGTGCTCTTTCTTTGTCGTTTGCAACAAATACGAATCAATCAAAGATGAATCACactgaaaattcaaattcaaatggcTCTCTTCATAATGTAAATGGTGGTGGTTTGGAATTGAAGCTTGATGAGCTTCGTCAGCTTATGGGGAAAGTGGATGGTGATCCATTGAGAATAGTTGGTGTTGGAGCTGGTGCTTGGGGTAGTGTCTTCACAGCTATGCTGCAAGAAGCTTATGGTTCCTTAAGGGAAAAAGTTCTTATAAGGATATGGAGGAGACCTGGGAGGATGGTTGATAAGGCCACTGCTCAGCACTTGTTTGAGGTTATCAATTCAAGGGAGGATGTATTGAGGAGGCTGATTAGGAGGTGTGCCTATTTGAAATATGTCGAGGCGAGGTTAGGGGATAGGTTTCTTTATGCTGATGAGATCTTGAAAGATGGGTTCTGCTTGAACATGATTGACACACCTCTTTGCCCTCTCAAGGTTGTCACCAATTTGCAGGAAGCTGTGTGGGATGCTGACATTGTGATCAATGGCTTGCCTTCGACGGAAACAAGCGAGGTTTTTGAAGAGATTAGTAAGTACTGGAAAGAGAGGATCACGGTTCCTGTCATTATTTCATTGGCAAAGGGTGTGGAGGCCGAATTAGGTAGCGAGCCGCGAATAATAACTCCGACTCTTATGATCAATCGAGCAA CCAGAGTCCCCATTGAGAACATACTTTATTTGGGAGGACCTAACATTGCCTCAGAAATTTACAACAAAGAATATGCAAATGCTCGGATTTGTGGAGCAGAGAAATGGCGGAAACCATTGGCAAAGTTTCTGAGGCAGCCCCATTTTATAGTATGGGATAATGGTGACCTTGTTACTCATGAAGTTATGGGTGGATTAAAGAATGTATACGCCATTGGAGCAg GAATGGTAGCTGCTTTGACAAATGAAAGTGCCACCAGCAAATCAGTCTACTTTGCTCATTGCACATCGGAGATGATTTTCATCACTCATCTATTGGCAGAAGAGCCAGAGAAACTTGCAGGACCTCTCTTGGCCGATACCTATGTAACGTTGTTGAAAGGTCGTAATGCTTGGTATGGACAAAAGTTGGCCAAAGGAGAGTTGAGCCTCGAAATGGGCGACAGCATCAAGGGCAAGGGGATGATTCAG GGAATCTCGGCAGTTAAAGCATTTTACGAGCTACTTAGTCAGTCCAGCTTAAATGTCCTAAATCCAGAAGAAAACAAGCATGTTGCCCCAGTGGAGCTTTGTCCCATCTTGAAGATGTTATATAGAATACTGATTACAAG GGAATCTCCAGTACAAGCCATCCTTCAAGCGTTGCGAGATGAGACCATGAACGATCCACGTGACCGTATTGAGATTGCTCAAAGCCAAGTGTTTTATAGGCCGTCTCTTCTTGGTCAGAACCCTTAG